Proteins encoded together in one Coffea arabica cultivar ET-39 chromosome 2c, Coffea Arabica ET-39 HiFi, whole genome shotgun sequence window:
- the LOC113727001 gene encoding uncharacterized protein isoform X1, whose amino-acid sequence MCTQLHQNSDSDDNGKSCWFLLMAKPNPFMSKRKLSDADDDPFAGAKKRKISIFSSSFFKNVTHTCYDDSPHTITPVQDQDLASSCAALNATAVVSEKHCLDGKSEFPIPLSSQEIVDHVHEKMNLAREEIDGFGMSGASMKATFEYMKRYGVYTDKVYPYMGKRSPIPVIPDTALEATEKLYVRRFSLMDFSRSLLHIIREQPVVGLVDGYPSFVKYKHRDGIYKGPTVYELQMFRDKKVKPHCVQVVGIGVEEGELFFLVKNTHGETWGCSGYGKISMKLIRHFTFPNETEFAGV is encoded by the exons GTTTTTGCTGATGGCCAAGCCTAATCCATTtatgagcaaaagaaagctgtCTGATGCTGATGATGATCCATTCGCTGGAGCGAAAAAGAGAAAGATTTCAATATTTTCTAGTAGCTTTTTTAAAAAT GTTACTCACACGTGCTATGATGATAGTCCTCACACTATTACTCCTGTGCAAGATCAAGATCTGGCAT CATCTTGTGCTGCTCTCAATGCGACTGCAGTAGTTTCGGAAAAACACTGTTTGGATGGAAAGTCAGAATTCCCAATACCTTTGTCCAGCCAGGAGATTGTAGATCATGTTCATGAAAAGATGAATTTAGCAAGGGAGGAAATTGATGGTTTTGGCATGTCAGGTGCTTCAATGAAAGCCACATTCGAGTACATGAAGCGATATGGCGTGTACACGGATAAAGTCTATCCGTATATGGGGAAGAGGAGTCCGATTCCAGTCATTCCGGATACAGCTCTTGAGGCT ACCGAAAAACTTTATGTTCGGAGGTTTTCCTTGATGGACTTCAGCAGGTCACTCCTACATATCATAAGGGAGCAGCCTGTTGTTGGTTTGGTGGATGGTTATCCAAGTTTTGTTAAGTACAAGCATAGAGAT GGAATTTACAAGGGACCCACTGTTTATGAGCTCCAAATGTTCAGGGACAAAAAGGTCAAGCCCCATTGTGTTCAAGTTGTTGGCATTGGAGTGGAGGAGGGAGAGTTGTTCTTCCTTGTGAAGAACACGCATGGAGAAACTTGGGGCTGTTCTGGTTATGGAAAGATCAGCATGAAATTAATCAGGCATTTCACATTTCCTAATGAGACTGAGTTTGCTGGTGTTTAG
- the LOC113727003 gene encoding serine/threonine-protein kinase BSK2: MGCFQSKTANVQSPDQEPSQPDSKPDLVNGDQIDQDQVPVFKEFGLAELRAATNGFSSELIVSESGEKAPNVVYRGKLRNNRLVAIKRFSRQSWPDPQQFVAEAAGVGKLRHKKLVNLIGCCAEGDERLLVAEYMPNDTLSKHLFHWDKQPLPWEMRVRVAYHIAQALDHCIAENRKIYHDLNAYRVLFDEDGDPRISSFGLMKNSRDGKSYSTNLAYTPPEFLRTGRVIPESVIYSYGTVLLDLLSGKHIPPSHALDLIRGKNVLLLMDSSLEGQYANEDATALVELASKCLQYEARDRPDIKFLLSAVAPLQKQEEVTSHVLMGLTKTPVVLPTMLSPLGKACTRMDLTAVHDILLKTGYKDEEGAENELSFQEWTQQVQDMLNTKKFGDIAFRDKDFKSAIDYYSKLVSMMSVPSGTVFVRRALSYLMIGQPELALRDAMQAQVCLPEWPTAFYMQALALSKLGMETDAQDMLNDGASFEAKKQNSWRI, from the exons ATGGGCTGTTTTCAGTCCAAAACTGCCAATGTTCAGTCCCCTGACCAAGAACCCTCTCAGCCCGACTCCAAACCAGATCTTG TTAATGGGGACCAAATAGACCAAGATCAAGTACCTGTTTTTAAGGAATTTGGTCTTGCTGAACTCCGAGCTGCTACAAATGGGTTCAGCAGTGAATTGATAGTCTCTGAAAGTGGAGAGAAAGCTCCCAATGTTGTTTACAGAGGAAAGCTTCGGAATAACCGGCTTGTTGCCATTAAGCGTTTCTCAAGACAGTCCTGGCCTGACCCCCAACAATTTGTG GCAGAAGCTGCTGGTGTTGGCAAGCTTCGGCACAAGAAATTGGTGAATCTTATAGGATGTTGTGCTGAGGGAGATGAGCGATTGTTGGTCGCAGAATATATGCCTAATGATACACTGTCAAAGCATCTATTTCACT GGGACAAACAGCCTCTGCCATGGGAAATGCGTGTTAGAGTTGCTTACCATATTGCCCAGGCTCTTGACCATTGCATtgcagaaaacagaaaaatttatCATGATTTGAATGCGTACAGGGTTCTTTTTGATGAG GATGGCGATCCTCGGATATCTAGTTTTGGTCTTATGAAGAACAGCAGAGATGGGAAGAGTTATAGTACCAACCTGGCTTACACTCCACCTGAGTTTTTGCGCACTG GTAGGGTAATTCCGGAGAGTGTAATATACAGTTATGGAACCGTTCTGCTAGACCTTTTAAGTGGAAAACACATACCTCCTAGCCAT GCTTTGGATTTGATAAGAGGTAAGAATGTGTTGTTACTCATGGATTCATCGTTGGAAGGACAATATGCCAATGAAGATGCTACTGCATTGGTGGAACTGGCATCAAAGTGTCTCCAGTACGAGGCTAGAGATAGACCTGACATAAAGTTTCTTCTTTCAGCAGTGGCGCCCCTTCAAAAACAGGAGGAG GTTACCTCACATGTTTTGATGGGTCTGACAAAGACTCCAGTGGTACTGCCTACCATGCTTTCTCCTCTTGGAAAGGCTTGTACAAGGATGGACCTTACTGCTGTGCATGATATCTTGCTTAAAACAGGTTACAAAGATGAAGAGGGTGCAGAAAATGAG CTTTCATTCCAAGAATGGACACAACAAGTGCAAGACATGTTGAATACGAAGAAATTTGGTGACATAGCATTTAGGGACAAGGACTTCAAGAGTGCGATCGACTATTACTCAAAG TTGGTGTCCATGATGTCTGTTCCTTCTGGTACTGTCTTTGTGAGGCGAGCTCTATCCTACTTGATGATTGGACAGCCAGAGCTTGCGCTGAGAGATGCTATGCAGGCACAGGTTTGCTTGCCTGAGTGGCCTACTGCCTTCTACATGCAGGCTCTTGCCCTATCTAAACTTGGAATGGAAACTGATGCCCAAGACATGCTGAATGATGGTGCCTCCTTCGAAGCTAAGAAGCAAAACAGTTGGCGCATCTAG
- the LOC113727001 gene encoding thiol protease aleurain isoform X2: MAKPNPFMSKRKLSDADDDPFAGAKKRKISIFSSSFFKNVTHTCYDDSPHTITPVQDQDLASSCAALNATAVVSEKHCLDGKSEFPIPLSSQEIVDHVHEKMNLAREEIDGFGMSGASMKATFEYMKRYGVYTDKVYPYMGKRSPIPVIPDTALEATEKLYVRRFSLMDFSRSLLHIIREQPVVGLVDGYPSFVKYKHRDGIYKGPTVYELQMFRDKKVKPHCVQVVGIGVEEGELFFLVKNTHGETWGCSGYGKISMKLIRHFTFPNETEFAGV; the protein is encoded by the exons ATGGCCAAGCCTAATCCATTtatgagcaaaagaaagctgtCTGATGCTGATGATGATCCATTCGCTGGAGCGAAAAAGAGAAAGATTTCAATATTTTCTAGTAGCTTTTTTAAAAAT GTTACTCACACGTGCTATGATGATAGTCCTCACACTATTACTCCTGTGCAAGATCAAGATCTGGCAT CATCTTGTGCTGCTCTCAATGCGACTGCAGTAGTTTCGGAAAAACACTGTTTGGATGGAAAGTCAGAATTCCCAATACCTTTGTCCAGCCAGGAGATTGTAGATCATGTTCATGAAAAGATGAATTTAGCAAGGGAGGAAATTGATGGTTTTGGCATGTCAGGTGCTTCAATGAAAGCCACATTCGAGTACATGAAGCGATATGGCGTGTACACGGATAAAGTCTATCCGTATATGGGGAAGAGGAGTCCGATTCCAGTCATTCCGGATACAGCTCTTGAGGCT ACCGAAAAACTTTATGTTCGGAGGTTTTCCTTGATGGACTTCAGCAGGTCACTCCTACATATCATAAGGGAGCAGCCTGTTGTTGGTTTGGTGGATGGTTATCCAAGTTTTGTTAAGTACAAGCATAGAGAT GGAATTTACAAGGGACCCACTGTTTATGAGCTCCAAATGTTCAGGGACAAAAAGGTCAAGCCCCATTGTGTTCAAGTTGTTGGCATTGGAGTGGAGGAGGGAGAGTTGTTCTTCCTTGTGAAGAACACGCATGGAGAAACTTGGGGCTGTTCTGGTTATGGAAAGATCAGCATGAAATTAATCAGGCATTTCACATTTCCTAATGAGACTGAGTTTGCTGGTGTTTAG
- the LOC113727000 gene encoding protein NRT1/ PTR FAMILY 7.3 isoform X1 produces MSFLNIAKVVSAEVSHHQMEKNNAMDQRKECTFDGSVDRHGRPAVREGTGKWFAGNLLLVNQGLATLAFFGVGVNLVLFLTRVMGQNNADAANSVSKWTGTVYVFSLLGAFLSDAYWGRYKACAVFQAIFVIGLVSLSISSNIFLVKPSGCGNEQTPCASHSTLQVALFYVSIYLVALGYGGYQPNIATFGADQFDEDHPKESHSKVAFFSYFYLALNLGSLFSNTVLGYFEDEGKWAIGFWASAGSALLGLLLFLVGTPRYRHFMAQGNPLSRICQVVVASAKKWKVKIPDDSDELYEVEGKKEADNADRKLLHTEGFRFLDRAAVITSKDFEEDDICNPWRLTTVTKVEEVKCILRLLPIWLCTILYSVVFTQMASLFVEQGAAMRTTVSGFHIPPASMSSFDILSVAAFIFIYRRVLDPLAARLRKKYNPGGLTELQRMGIGLIIAIMAMVAAGIVEHFRLKHKLTNCSDCDNSSSLSIFWQVPQYVLIGASEVFMYVGQLEFFNGQAPDGLKSFGSALCMTSISLGNYVSSLLVTMVMKISTSDEMPGWIPGNLNKGHLDRFYFLLAALTSADFVVYLVCAKWYKYVQFEGRNLNNDENQADMKV; encoded by the exons ATGTCTTTCTTAAACATTGCCAAAGTGGTTAGTGCTGAAGTTTCTCAT CACCAGATGGAGAAGAATAATGCAATGGATCAGAGGAAGGAATGCACTTTTGATGGGAGTGTGGATCGACATGGTCGCCCTGCTGTTCGTGAAGGCACTGGAAAATGGTTTGCTGGTAATTTATTACTCG TGAACCAAGGACTAGCCACACTGGCATTCTTTGGCGTTGGAGTAAACCTGGTCCTGTTTCTGACTCGAGTGATGGGCCAAAATAATGCTGATGCAGCAAATAGTGTGAGCAAATGGACAGGAACTGTCTATGTCTTCTCTCTTCTTGGAGCCTTCCTCAGTGACGCCTACTGGGGTCGATACAAGGCCTGTGCAGTCTTTCAAGCCATCTTTGTCATT GGCTTAGTGTCATTATCAATATcatcaaatattttcttagtaaaGCCCAGTGGCTGTGGGAATGAACAAACTCCTTGCGCATCCCACTCAACTCTCCAGGTTGCACTATTTTACGTGTCAATATACCTGGTCGCCCTTGGTTATGGGGGGTATCAACCGAATATTGCAACTTTTGGAGCCGACCAATTTGATGAAGATCATCCTAAAGAAAGCCACTCAAAAGTTGCTTTCTTTAGTTACTTCTACTTGGCCTTAAATCTGGGATCTCTGTTCTCCAACACTGTTCTTGGCTATTTTGAGGATGAAGGAAAGTGGGCTATAGGATTTTGGGCATCAGCTGGGTCGGCTCTACTTGGATTGCTATTGTTTCTTGTAGGCACACCTAGATATAGGCATTTCATGGCACAGGGTAATCCACTTTCAAGAATTTGTCAAGTGGTCGTTGCTTCAGCTAAGAAATGGAAGGTCAAAATTCCGGATGATTCAGATGAATTATACGAAGTAGAGGGGAAGAAAGAAGCAGACAATGCAGATAGAAAGCTACTCCATACTGAAGGATTCAG ATTTTTGGATAGAGCAGCTGTAATAACATCGAAGGATTTTGAAGAGGATGATATTTGCAATCCATGGCGCCTTACCACCGTGACTAAAGTAGAAGAAGTTAAATGCATCTTAAGGCTTCTTCCTATATGGTTATGCACAATTCTATACTCTGTTGTCTTTACTCAGATGGCCTCCCTCTTTGTAGAACAGGGTGCTGCCATGAGGACAACAGTTTCAGGCTTTCATATCCCACCAGCAAGCATGTCTAGCTTCGATATTCTGAGTGTAGCGGCATTCATATTCATATACAGGCGAGTTCTTGATCCCCTTGCTGCCAGGCtaagaaagaagtacaaccctGGAGGGCTAACCGAGCTTCAGAGGATGGGAATTGGACTCATCATAGCCATAATGGCAATGGTTGCAGCTGGAATTGTTGAGCATTTCAGGCTGAAACATAAGCTTACTAATTGTTCAGATTGTGACAATTCAAGTTCTTTAAGCATTTTCTGGCAAGTCCCACAATATGTACTGATTGGAGCATCAGAAGTTTTCATGTATGTTGGACAACTGGAATTCTTTAACGGGCAGGCACCTGATGGTTTGAAGAGCTTTGGCAGTGCACTTTGTATGACATCTATATCATTGGGAAACTATGTTAGCAGTTTACTAGTGACCATGGTCATGAAAATTTCGACTAGTGACGAAATGCCAGGATGGATTCCAGGAAATCTCAACAAGGGTCACCTGGACAGATTTTACTTCCTTTTAGCAGCATTGACATCAGCTGATTTTGTGGTCTACCTGGTCTGTGCCAAATGGTACAAGTATGTTCAATTTGAAGGAAGAAATTTGAACAATGACGAAAACCAAGCAGACATGAAAGTCTAG
- the LOC113727000 gene encoding protein NRT1/ PTR FAMILY 7.3 isoform X2: protein MSFLNIAKVHQMEKNNAMDQRKECTFDGSVDRHGRPAVREGTGKWFAGNLLLVNQGLATLAFFGVGVNLVLFLTRVMGQNNADAANSVSKWTGTVYVFSLLGAFLSDAYWGRYKACAVFQAIFVIGLVSLSISSNIFLVKPSGCGNEQTPCASHSTLQVALFYVSIYLVALGYGGYQPNIATFGADQFDEDHPKESHSKVAFFSYFYLALNLGSLFSNTVLGYFEDEGKWAIGFWASAGSALLGLLLFLVGTPRYRHFMAQGNPLSRICQVVVASAKKWKVKIPDDSDELYEVEGKKEADNADRKLLHTEGFRFLDRAAVITSKDFEEDDICNPWRLTTVTKVEEVKCILRLLPIWLCTILYSVVFTQMASLFVEQGAAMRTTVSGFHIPPASMSSFDILSVAAFIFIYRRVLDPLAARLRKKYNPGGLTELQRMGIGLIIAIMAMVAAGIVEHFRLKHKLTNCSDCDNSSSLSIFWQVPQYVLIGASEVFMYVGQLEFFNGQAPDGLKSFGSALCMTSISLGNYVSSLLVTMVMKISTSDEMPGWIPGNLNKGHLDRFYFLLAALTSADFVVYLVCAKWYKYVQFEGRNLNNDENQADMKV, encoded by the exons ATGTCTTTCTTAAACATTGCCAAAGTG CACCAGATGGAGAAGAATAATGCAATGGATCAGAGGAAGGAATGCACTTTTGATGGGAGTGTGGATCGACATGGTCGCCCTGCTGTTCGTGAAGGCACTGGAAAATGGTTTGCTGGTAATTTATTACTCG TGAACCAAGGACTAGCCACACTGGCATTCTTTGGCGTTGGAGTAAACCTGGTCCTGTTTCTGACTCGAGTGATGGGCCAAAATAATGCTGATGCAGCAAATAGTGTGAGCAAATGGACAGGAACTGTCTATGTCTTCTCTCTTCTTGGAGCCTTCCTCAGTGACGCCTACTGGGGTCGATACAAGGCCTGTGCAGTCTTTCAAGCCATCTTTGTCATT GGCTTAGTGTCATTATCAATATcatcaaatattttcttagtaaaGCCCAGTGGCTGTGGGAATGAACAAACTCCTTGCGCATCCCACTCAACTCTCCAGGTTGCACTATTTTACGTGTCAATATACCTGGTCGCCCTTGGTTATGGGGGGTATCAACCGAATATTGCAACTTTTGGAGCCGACCAATTTGATGAAGATCATCCTAAAGAAAGCCACTCAAAAGTTGCTTTCTTTAGTTACTTCTACTTGGCCTTAAATCTGGGATCTCTGTTCTCCAACACTGTTCTTGGCTATTTTGAGGATGAAGGAAAGTGGGCTATAGGATTTTGGGCATCAGCTGGGTCGGCTCTACTTGGATTGCTATTGTTTCTTGTAGGCACACCTAGATATAGGCATTTCATGGCACAGGGTAATCCACTTTCAAGAATTTGTCAAGTGGTCGTTGCTTCAGCTAAGAAATGGAAGGTCAAAATTCCGGATGATTCAGATGAATTATACGAAGTAGAGGGGAAGAAAGAAGCAGACAATGCAGATAGAAAGCTACTCCATACTGAAGGATTCAG ATTTTTGGATAGAGCAGCTGTAATAACATCGAAGGATTTTGAAGAGGATGATATTTGCAATCCATGGCGCCTTACCACCGTGACTAAAGTAGAAGAAGTTAAATGCATCTTAAGGCTTCTTCCTATATGGTTATGCACAATTCTATACTCTGTTGTCTTTACTCAGATGGCCTCCCTCTTTGTAGAACAGGGTGCTGCCATGAGGACAACAGTTTCAGGCTTTCATATCCCACCAGCAAGCATGTCTAGCTTCGATATTCTGAGTGTAGCGGCATTCATATTCATATACAGGCGAGTTCTTGATCCCCTTGCTGCCAGGCtaagaaagaagtacaaccctGGAGGGCTAACCGAGCTTCAGAGGATGGGAATTGGACTCATCATAGCCATAATGGCAATGGTTGCAGCTGGAATTGTTGAGCATTTCAGGCTGAAACATAAGCTTACTAATTGTTCAGATTGTGACAATTCAAGTTCTTTAAGCATTTTCTGGCAAGTCCCACAATATGTACTGATTGGAGCATCAGAAGTTTTCATGTATGTTGGACAACTGGAATTCTTTAACGGGCAGGCACCTGATGGTTTGAAGAGCTTTGGCAGTGCACTTTGTATGACATCTATATCATTGGGAAACTATGTTAGCAGTTTACTAGTGACCATGGTCATGAAAATTTCGACTAGTGACGAAATGCCAGGATGGATTCCAGGAAATCTCAACAAGGGTCACCTGGACAGATTTTACTTCCTTTTAGCAGCATTGACATCAGCTGATTTTGTGGTCTACCTGGTCTGTGCCAAATGGTACAAGTATGTTCAATTTGAAGGAAGAAATTTGAACAATGACGAAAACCAAGCAGACATGAAAGTCTAG